A window of Sebastes umbrosus isolate fSebUmb1 chromosome 6, fSebUmb1.pri, whole genome shotgun sequence genomic DNA:
CCTGTCTTGCAGCAAGAGGCGACTGTTGACCATGCAGGGTCTTCAGCTGATGTGGCAGTTCCTGAAGTGTCTGTGCCTGCTGCCGAAACTCCCGTTGTTTCCTCAGAAAAGCCACATGCTCAAGAAGCAGCTCCAACTGTAGAGGTGAAAGAGCCACCCGCTCAAGAAgaagcagctccaactgcagagGTAGAAGAGACACCCGCTCAAGAAGAAGCAGCTCCAGCTGCAGAGGTAGAAGAGACGCCCGCTCAAGAAGAAGCAGCTCCAACTATAGAGGTGAAAGAGACACCCGCTCAAGAAgaagcagctccaactgcagagGTAGAAGAGACGCCCGCTCAAGAAGAAGCAGCTCCAACTATAGAGGTGAAAGAGACACCCGCTCAAGAAgaagcagctccaactgcagagGTAGAAGAGACGCCCGCTCAAGAAGAAGCAGCTCCAACTGCCGCTCAAGAAGAAGCCGCTCCAACTATAGAGGTTAAAGAGACACCCGCTCAAGAAGAAGCAGCTCCAACTGTAGAGGTGAAACAGTCAATCGCTCAAGAAGAAGCAGCTCCAACTGTAGAAGCGCCACCCGCTCAAGAAGACGCAGCCTCAACCGTAGATGTACCAAGTCAGGAGTCTGTTGCTGCAACTGAAGAATCAGCCTGCCAAGAGGTTGAGCAGATTTCCGTTGAAGCAAAGGCCTCTGGAGACGAGCCCAGTGCAGTGGCAGAGGAAATTCCCAGTGATCCAAAACCATCTGCTCCTGAAGACGTCAGTGCAAAAATTGAAGATGTGAAAGCAACCGATGCCCCAAAGACGAAGGTAGAAGAGTCAAGTAATTGTCTGGACGCAGCTCAAGATGATGCATTGACTGGTGATGTGAATGTCGACGTGGCTATTCAAAATGATCTTGACAAGAAAGAAGCTGTTACACGTCTCTCCAAGACCATTCAGTCAAAGGAGTCCTCCAAATGTGAAGGCCCGCGTCTTTCCACTTGCCACCTGTCAGGTTGGTTTATCCTGATAAGCAGGCACTCCCCTCCCCCACTTTCTGTTGCAATCATTTCAATGCACCTTTTTGATCGGGTTGGGCATATTTTTTTTCGCAGGTTGTAACTTGATTGGTACAAGTTCAATGAACAAAGGTTTAATGCTTATGCTTCCACtgttacagtgtttttttgtcaggGAGGGTCATGGTTTATTTAAAGTTCTATATTTTTGGCTGCATCTGTAGTGCTAAAATCTTTGCTTAAGCAGGTAGATggctttctttttatttcactttataaCACATGGCCAGAAACAGCTTTGTTTGActaaagttacatttttatccGATGTTATACATTTTGATTTAGATGTTCGTTCAGAGGAAGTATTTAATTGTTGCATTTAATTGCATAAGATTCGAAAAGTTAATTTATTTGGCCAGGATTTCGGTCAGTTCTACCTTGAAGCGTCAGTTCAGTGGTACAATAGCAGGTGCGTTTATGCATCATGATGTGGTATTCATTGCAAGTATGATTTTCCCTTTTGTCCTAAGTGCATCCTGACTAAATATAGAATGTGGGTTTCTGTGTGGAAGTAAGTAGTACGTACTTTGCATTTTGAGTGGCGTTTTGCATCAAGCTCTAAAGTTAGGCAGGTGTGtccttttcctaaccctaagcAAGGAGAGTGCGTCTTGGTTTGTGATCACTTAACCCGCATGAGTAAGACttattttcccattaaaaaaaaaaaaaattaaatagtgATTTTTCTATTCAGCTACACCTCCTGCCCCATCTTCCTCCCAGAAACCTCAGGCAGCTTCTGGCCCTGCAAAGCCCAAAGGCAAAGATGCCAAGAGTGCGCAGGGCTCCTCTGCCCCAAAGGCTGTCCCTGGCAGAAGAAAACGCTCCTCTATGTctgcctcttcttcctctcccacCTCACCGAAATCTGCTACTGCCACTACCCCTCTGTCACCTGTTACATCTCCCCTAGCTACCTCACCTGGCAGCTCTCCTGCTGCCCGCTTCACCCCGAAAGTTGTCAAGGCTGGCAAACAAGGAAAAGCTAAGAAAGGAGAGGCTTTTGTGCCTGTTCCTTCCCCTGTGGAGTGCAAGGTCACACCAGTAAAGGAAAAACCAGTAGAGGCTAACCTCATGCAAACTGTTGTTGAAGCTAAACCTGCCCCAGTTGAGCCAAACAAAccatcagcagctgctgcaaAGCCTGTTGTTGCCCCAGCTGCTTTTAAAGTTACCTCAAAGCCTGCTGTGGCAGCTCCAGTTTCATTTTCAGATACTCTTGCCTCTAGCCCTCCCACATCAGTTGAATTTAAGACAGCTTCATCAAAGGTTGCTCCTGTTTTTgcagctgctgatgatgatCTCCCTCCACTGATTCCACCTGTGAAGCCAGTTAAAATGCCAGAACCTCTTCCCCCTGTAGACGCTACTAAGGTAGCATCTAAACCTAAGATGGATATTGAGCTTCAGTCTGTGCCTGTTGAAGTTGCCAAAGCAGTAACCATGGTTAAATCTGCACCTATTGAAAGTGCTAAAGTGGTTGCTAAAGCCTCAACTGCAGCTGTTGAGGTTGTTAAAGCAGCCCCAGCCAAAATTGAGGCTGTTAAGGAGGCTCCCCCAATCAAACATGCTCCCGTTGAGGCTGATAAGCCAGCTGTTGTGGCTAAACCTGCTCCCGTTGAGGCTGCTAAGCCAGCTGTTGTGGCCAAACCTGCTCCTGTCGAGGCTGCTAAGCCAGCCTTTGTAGCCAAACCTGCTCCCGTTGAGGCTGCGAAGCCAGCTGCTGAGGCCAAACCTGCCCCTGTTGAGGCAGCTGTAGCCAAACCAGCTCCCATTGAGGCTGTTAAGCCAGCTGCTGAGGCCAAACTAGCTCCAGTTGAGGCTGCTAAGCCAGTTGTTGTAGCCAAACCTGCTCCCGTTGAGGCTGCTAAGCCAGCTGTTGTAGCCAAACCTGCTCCCGTTGAGGCTGCTAAGTCAGCTGTTGTAGCCAAACCTGCCCCTGTTGAGGCTGCTGTAGCCGAACCTGCTCCCGTTGAGGCTGTTAAGCCAGCTGCTGAGGCAAAACCTGCTCCAGTTGAGGCTGCTAAACCTGCTGTTGTAGCCAAACCTGCTCCCGTTGAGGCTGTTAAGCCAGCTGCTGAGGCAAAACCTGCTCCAATTGAGGCTGCTAAGTCAGCTGTTATAGCCAAACCTGCTCCTGTTGAGGCTGCTAAGCCAGCCTTTGTAGCCAAACCTGCTCCCGTTGAGGCTGAAAAGCCAGCTGCTGAGGCCAAACCTGCTCAAATTGAGGCTGCTAAACCAGTTGCAAAACCTAAACCAGCTCCCGTTGAGGCTGCTAAGCCAGTTGCAGAACCTAAACCAGCTCCCGTTGAGGCTGCTAAACCAGTTGCAGAACCTAAACCAGCTCCCGTTGAGGCTGCTAAACCAGTTGCAGAACATAAACCAGCTCACGTTGAGGCTGCTAAACCAGTTGCAGAACATAAACCAACTGCCGCTGAGGTTACCAAGCCGGCCCCTGTTGTGGTTGCTAAGCCAGCTACTGAGGCAGAATTGGTCAAGGCGGCACCTGCCGAGGTGCCTTCCAAACCAGCAGCTGAGCCTTCATCTGCTCCCCTAAAACCCGCTTCAGTTGAGCCTGCTGTTCCTGCCCCAGTTCCCCATAAACTCACATTTGCTGAGGCAGTTGCAAAACCTGCCCCTGTTAAACCTGAGGTTGAGGTAATTGGTAAGACTCCTTCTGAACCCATCTCATCACCCAAACCTGCCCCCAAACCTGCTAAAACCCCAGTCAAGGTGGAGCCTGTGATCAAGAACGACAAGggtattttcttctttctctcttcatctgttTTTCCAACTGTCACTGCGTTCAGGGAACTCCTCAGATACTTAGATATGTTCTCTTAAAAAGCCATGGTTGTGAAGTATACATTagctttatttttaaattttaaactgTCCTTTCTTGAAGATGCATCTCAGTTGTTGACATGGATGCTTCTCTTATTGGAAACAGTCAGTCAGTTCTGTTGTTGCATACTGTCCGCCATGTTGTGCCGTTTCATGCGTTCAATCATATGATGTCTAATAGTCAGTTTTTATTTAGTCAGTGAAGATGTGTAGTGCCGGTCTGGTGAATGTGGTATTAGATAGAAGGGTattgttttcaacatacttaCACATTAGTTAAGATTTGAAGTTAAATAGCTTTAATCACAGTGACCCTTTTGCAACATCAAGTTAATGGTTATTGCAGTTTACACTGAAAGTTTTAATATGTTAAGTGGGTGTAGTTCATCTAAGGTAACAACAAACACTGTATTCTGAATCACTAACCTGCCTATCTTCCTTCCCCAGGATTGATGCAGCAAGTATACATAGGCTGTATGTAAAAGTTGGCATGTTGTGACTAAATGTTGGTTTCTGTCGGTGGTTTCTGTAGGATCCGGTACTGAGTCAGACAGCGATGACTCAGTCCCTGAGCTGGAGGAACAGGACTCTgcgcagacacagacacagcaagCTCAGGTGAGAGTTCAGTCTGGTCTTGAATGTCGTGTCCACTGTTGACTTGAACctaaacagaaaagaaaaacgtTGCACGGGTTTTGTTTGTCCTTTACTCTTCAGTGATGATTGATACAGTGACTTTCGTTCTTCTGAGTCTCCTGAAGCCACCCTTTCTGTCCTGAGAAGAGAAAGTGTTTACACAATGACTAGCATTACATCAAACTCGCCTGATTCCTCTGTCTGCATTTACTCGTTGGCATAAAACTATGGATGAATATTCTGTCTTCCGCAGCTTGCAGCAGCTGCTGAAATTGACGAGGAACCGGTCAGCAAAGCCAAACAGAGCCGCAGTGAAAAGAAGGCACGAAAGGTAACGTGTGATCGTGTTTCATTAATGTAATTTTCACTTTTCTGCTTTCTTTGTGACGGTCAAAATTGGCCACATTTGTGAAATGACTTGTATTTCTTGCAGGCAATGTCAAAGCTTGGTCTCAGGCAGGTAACAGGGGTCACCAGGGTCACCATTCGCAAGTCAAAGAACATCTTGTTTGTCATCACCAAACCAGACGTCTACAAGAGCCCTGCATCAGACACATACATAGTCTTCGGTGAAGCTAAGGTATGTAGCCAACATCATTACTAGCCACCTTAGTCTTTGTCCTACCATCCTGTCTAGTTTTTGCTTTTTATAAGGCAGCAGAACAATGATTGAAAGATCAAGTTAACGATACATGGAGATGGTCAAAATGGTACAAAAATCTCTCAGTTGAAAATGTTGTGCCAAATAATGTATTAATATCTAATTTTACTCTTTATTCTCTAGATTGAAGATCTCTCACAGCAAGCCCAGCTGGCCGCCGCAGAAAAATTCAAGGTACAGGGAGAAGCTGTTTCAAACATccaggaaaacacacagacgCCAACAGTACAGGAGGAGAGCGAAGAAGAAGAGGTAAGATGCAGTTTTATTCAAGTGAAGATGGATCAAAACATAGTCAATAAAAATACTGTGGCATGAAGTAGTGTGTTTACGGACGCTGTTCTGATAGCCTTGCACCTACGTGATCTGTGTATAATCTTCATATAACAACTCATTGTCCTTATTTTTCTAGGTGGATGACACCGGAGTGGAGGTCAAGGACATTGAACTCGTCATGTCACAAGCCAACGTGTCGCGGACGAAGGCTGTACGCGctctgaaaaacaacaacaacgacattGTCAATGCTATTATGGTAAGATttcggaaaaaaaatctgatgctagtaaaatgtttttgagtCTTTATTCAACAGTCCATTTTAAATGGTTTACATAAATCTCCTTAAATTAATGTATGGAGAACTCTTCAGTGATGATTAACACAGTGACTTTCGTTCTTCTGAATTTACTGAAGCCAACATTTCTGTCCTGAGAAGAGAGAAATCATTTAAattgtggaaagaaaaaaaataagacaaaagttaacgattcttttttttgttccctTTTTTGCAGGAGTTGACAATGTAATGGGACCCTGACAACAAAGGGTTGAAGAAAGGTTGCTGATTTAAGCTCATTTATACAATTTATACCCAAGATGGAAATAAAGTTGTGGCTTGATGAAATGAAAATTTGATGTTTTTGCACTTTATTTGGAAATACGGGGACTTTTTATTGCAGGATTGATTGTTAGCCTGGTCATGGCCGGGGTAGGGCAGGTATGCCTAAACAAGAAACTCAAAATGCTAAAAATATAGATTTTCAATATGGATTTTTGCTTCTGTTTTCCATTCTCACATATTCCTATTTAAGGGTCACAAGGAGCCAGACCAATCCCAGCATTGTATTGTACAGGGCACCAGTTATTCAAAGTCCTAGGATTCAGACTAAAGCTTAGATTTAAGCCTGTGACAGTGCTAAACAGCCGCCATGACACCCTGTTAACACCTTAATAGATAGGACTCATTGCCTTGAGCCAGACTTGACTATAAACACACTAGTGAGACTGCAGGTCACACCTCAAATTCTCCTATTTTCTTAAGTAAATGGATAAATCTCAAGGGTCTTGAGATGATTCATGG
This region includes:
- the naca gene encoding nascent polypeptide-associated complex subunit alpha isoform X28 → MPGEATETVPVTEQEMQQPQVETATPPAPSSSQKPQAASGPAKPKGKDAKSAQGSSAPKAVPGRRKRSSMSASSSSPTSPKSATATTPLSPVTSPLATSPGSSPAARFTPKVVKAGKQGKAKKGEAFVPVPSPVECKVTPVKEKPVEANLMQTVVEAKPAPVEPNKPSAAAAKPVVAPAAFKVTSKPAVAAPVSFSDTLASSPPTSVEFKTASSKVAPVFAAADDDLPPLIPPVKPVKMPEPLPPVDATKVASKPKMDIELQSVPVEVAKAVTMVKSAPIESAKVVAKASTAAVEVVKAAPAKIEAVKEAPPIKHAPVEADKPAVVAKPAPVEAAKPAVVAKPAPVEAAKPVVVAKPAPVEAAKPAVVAKPAPVEAAKPVAEPKPAPVEAAKPVAEPKPAPVEAAKPVAEHKPAHVEAAKPVAEHKPTAAEVTKPAPVVVAKPATEAELVKAAPAEVPSKPAAEPSSAPLKPASVEPAVPAPVPHKLTFAEAVAKPAPVKPEVEVIGKTPSEPISSPKPAPKPAKTPVKVEPVIKNDKGSGTESDSDDSVPELEEQDSAQTQTQQAQLAAAAEIDEEPVSKAKQSRSEKKARKAMSKLGLRQVTGVTRVTIRKSKNILFVITKPDVYKSPASDTYIVFGEAKIEDLSQQAQLAAAEKFKVQGEAVSNIQENTQTPTVQEESEEEEVDDTGVEVKDIELVMSQANVSRTKAVRALKNNNNDIVNAIMELTM
- the naca gene encoding nascent polypeptide-associated complex subunit alpha isoform X23 produces the protein MPGEATETVPVTEQEMQQPQVETATPPAPSSSQKPQAASGPAKPKGKDAKSAQGSSAPKAVPGRRKRSSMSASSSSPTSPKSATATTPLSPVTSPLATSPGSSPAARFTPKVVKAGKQGKAKKGEAFVPVPSPVECKVTPVKEKPVEANLMQTVVEAKPAPVEPNKPSAAAAKPVVAPAAFKVTSKPAVAAPVSFSDTLASSPPTSVEFKTASSKVAPVFAAADDDLPPLIPPVKPVKMPEPLPPVDATKVASKPKMDIELQSVPVEVAKAVTMVKSAPIESAKVVAKASTAAVEVVKAAPAKIEAVKEAPPIKHAPVEADKPAVVAKPAPVEAAKPAVVAKPAPVEAAKPAFVAKPAPVEAAKPAAEAKPAPVEAVKPAAEAKLAPVEAAKPVVVAKPAPVEAAKPAVVAKPAPVEAAKPVAKPKPAPVEAAKPVAEPKPAPVEAAKPVAEPKPAPVEAAKPVAEHKPAHVEAAKPVAEHKPTAAEVTKPAPVVVAKPATEAELVKAAPAEVPSKPAAEPSSAPLKPASVEPAVPAPVPHKLTFAEAVAKPAPVKPEVEVIGKTPSEPISSPKPAPKPAKTPVKVEPVIKNDKGSGTESDSDDSVPELEEQDSAQTQTQQAQLAAAAEIDEEPVSKAKQSRSEKKARKAMSKLGLRQVTGVTRVTIRKSKNILFVITKPDVYKSPASDTYIVFGEAKIEDLSQQAQLAAAEKFKVQGEAVSNIQENTQTPTVQEESEEEEVDDTGVEVKDIELVMSQANVSRTKAVRALKNNNNDIVNAIMELTM
- the naca gene encoding nascent polypeptide-associated complex subunit alpha isoform X14, with the protein product MPGEATETVPVTEQEMQQPQVETATPPAPSSSQKPQAASGPAKPKGKDAKSAQGSSAPKAVPGRRKRSSMSASSSSPTSPKSATATTPLSPVTSPLATSPGSSPAARFTPKVVKAGKQGKAKKGEAFVPVPSPVECKVTPVKEKPVEANLMQTVVEAKPAPVEPNKPSAAAAKPVVAPAAFKVTSKPAVAAPVSFSDTLASSPPTSVEFKTASSKVAPVFAAADDDLPPLIPPVKPVKMPEPLPPVDATKVASKPKMDIELQSVPVEVAKAVTMVKSAPIESAKVVAKASTAAVEVVKAAPAKIEAVKEAPPIKHAPVEADKPAVVAKPAPVEAAKPAAVAKPAPIEAAKPVVVAKPAPVEAAKPAVVAKPAPVEAAKSAVVAKPAPVEAAVAEPAPVEAVKPAAEAKPAPVEAAKPAVVAKPAPVEAVKPAAEAKPAPIEAAKSAVIAKPAPVEAAKPAFVAKPAPVEAEKPAAEAKPAQIEAAKPVAKPKPAPVEAAKPVAEPKPAPVEAAKPVAEPKPAPVEAAKPVAEHKPAHVEAAKPVAEHKPTAAEVTKPAPVVVAKPATEAELVKAAPAEVPSKPAAEPSSAPLKPASVEPAVPAPVPHKLTFAEAVAKPAPVKPEVEVIGKTPSEPISSPKPAPKPAKTPVKVEPVIKNDKGSGTESDSDDSVPELEEQDSAQTQTQQAQLAAAAEIDEEPVSKAKQSRSEKKARKAMSKLGLRQVTGVTRVTIRKSKNILFVITKPDVYKSPASDTYIVFGEAKIEDLSQQAQLAAAEKFKVQGEAVSNIQENTQTPTVQEESEEEEVDDTGVEVKDIELVMSQANVSRTKAVRALKNNNNDIVNAIMELTM
- the naca gene encoding nascent polypeptide-associated complex subunit alpha isoform X25 — its product is MPGEATETVPVTEQEMQQPQVETATPPAPSSSQKPQAASGPAKPKGKDAKSAQGSSAPKAVPGRRKRSSMSASSSSPTSPKSATATTPLSPVTSPLATSPGSSPAARFTPKVVKAGKQGKAKKGEAFVPVPSPVECKVTPVKEKPVEANLMQTVVEAKPAPVEPNKPSAAAAKPVVAPAAFKVTSKPAVAAPVSFSDTLASSPPTSVEFKTASSKVAPVFAAADDDLPPLIPPVKPVKMPEPLPPVDATKVASKPKMDIELQSVPVEVAKAVTMVKSAPIESAKVVAKASTAAVEVVKAAPAKIEAVKEAPPIKHAPVEADKPAVVAKPAPVEAAKPAVVAKPAPVEAAKPAFVAKPAPVEAAKPAAEAKPAPVEAAVAKPAPIEAAKPVAKPKPAPVEAAKPVAEPKPAPVEAAKPVAEPKPAPVEAAKPVAEHKPAHVEAAKPVAEHKPTAAEVTKPAPVVVAKPATEAELVKAAPAEVPSKPAAEPSSAPLKPASVEPAVPAPVPHKLTFAEAVAKPAPVKPEVEVIGKTPSEPISSPKPAPKPAKTPVKVEPVIKNDKGSGTESDSDDSVPELEEQDSAQTQTQQAQLAAAAEIDEEPVSKAKQSRSEKKARKAMSKLGLRQVTGVTRVTIRKSKNILFVITKPDVYKSPASDTYIVFGEAKIEDLSQQAQLAAAEKFKVQGEAVSNIQENTQTPTVQEESEEEEVDDTGVEVKDIELVMSQANVSRTKAVRALKNNNNDIVNAIMELTM
- the naca gene encoding nascent polypeptide-associated complex subunit alpha isoform X33, translating into MPGEATETVPVTEQEMQQPQVETGSGTESDSDDSVPELEEQDSAQTQTQQAQLAAAAEIDEEPVSKAKQSRSEKKARKAMSKLGLRQVTGVTRVTIRKSKNILFVITKPDVYKSPASDTYIVFGEAKIEDLSQQAQLAAAEKFKVQGEAVSNIQENTQTPTVQEESEEEEVDDTGVEVKDIELVMSQANVSRTKAVRALKNNNNDIVNAIMVRFRKKNLMLVKCF